A genomic stretch from Arachis stenosperma cultivar V10309 chromosome 3, arast.V10309.gnm1.PFL2, whole genome shotgun sequence includes:
- the LOC130967538 gene encoding alanine--glyoxylate aminotransferase 2 homolog 1, mitochondrial, translated as MATMRALLKKTVAIAKPSNSRPYASSIGTYAAATANAVEPPQLPPFDYQPRPYHGPSADEVLAKRKKYLGPSLFYYYQKPLNIVEGKMQYLFDDSGRRYLDAFAGIVTVSCGHCHPQVLNAITEQNKLLQHATTIYLHHAIADFAEALAQKMPGNLKVVYFVNSGSEANELAMMMARLYTGNLGMISLRNAYHGGSSSTIGLTALNTWKYPIPEGEIHHVMNPDPYRGIFGPDAKSYAKDVQDHIDYGTSGRVAGFIAETIQGVGGAVELAPGYLNLVYDIVRKSGGVCIADEVQTGFGRTGSHYWGFETQGVIPDIVTMAKGIGNGLPLGAVVTTPEIASVMNQKIQFNTFGGNPVCSAGGLAVLRVLDQEKRQAHCADVGSHMLERLRSLMQKHEIIGDVRGRGLMVGVELVTDRKEKTPAKSETAVLFEKLRELGVLVGKGGLHGNVFRIKPPMCFTKDDADFVVDAMDYAISKL; from the exons ATGGCAACGATGCGAGCGTTACTCAAGAAAACCGTCGCAATAGCCAAGCCTAGCAATTCGCGACCTTACGCTTCTTCCATTGGAACTTACGCCGCAGCCACCGCAAACGCTGTTGAGCCGCCACAACTTCCGCCCTTCGATTACCAGCCCCGGCCCTACCATGGACCTTCCGCCGATGAAGTCTTGGCCAAGCGCAAAAAATACCTCGGTCCTTCCTTGTTCTACTACTATCAGAAACCT CTGAATATTGTGGAGGGGAAAATGCAGTATCTTTTTGACGATAGTGGAAGGCGTTATCTTGATGCTTTTGCTGGCATAGTTACTGTTTCTTGCGGACACTGCCATCCTCAAGTTTTAAATGCTATCACAGAGCAGAACAAGCTTCTGCAACATGCTACTACCATATATCTACACCATGCAATTGCTGATTTTGCTGAGGCCTTGGCCCAAAAGATGCCTGGAAACCTTAAG GTTGTTTATTTTGTAAATTCCGGCTCAGAAGCAAACGAATTGGCAATGATGATGGCTCGTTTATACACTGGTAATCTTGGTATGATTTCTTTGAGGAATGCATATCATGGGGGAAGTTCTAGTACAATTGGCCTGACTGCTCTCAACACCTGGAAGTACCCTATTCCAGAG gGTGAAATTCATCATGTTATGAATCCGGATCCATACCGTGGAATCTTTGGCCCTGATGCTAAGAGTTATGCCAAAGATGTTCAAGATCATATTGACTATGGAACTTCAGGAAGAGTTGCTGGATTTATTGCTGAAACAATTCAG GGAGTTGGAGGAGCAGTTGAACTAGCACCTGGATACTTAAATCTTGTCTATGACATTGTACGGAAGTCTGGTGGTGTCTGCATTGCTGATGAAGTGCAAACTGGGTTTGGTCGTACAGGAAGCCACTATTGGGGATTTGAGACACAAGGTGTCATTCCTGACATAGTTACCATGGCAAAG GGTATTGGCAATGGTTTGCCGCTTGGAGCTGTAGTTACAACTCCAGAAATAGCAAGTGTGATGAATCAAAAGATTCAGTTTAACACTTTTGGTGGGAACCCTGTCTGTTCTGCTGGCGGACTTGCAGTTCTCAGGGTTCTTGATCAGGAGAAGCGTCAGGCTCATTGTGCTGATGTTGGTTCTCACATGCTTGAGCGTTTGAGATCGCTTATGCAAAAACATGAAA TCATTGGAGATGTGAGGGGAAGAGGTTTAATGGTTGGGGTAGAGTTGGTTACTGATCGAAAAGAGAAGACACCTGCAAAGTCTGAAACTGCTGTATTATTCGAAAAACTTAGAG AGCTTGGTGTTCTAGTTGGGAAAGGAGGACTGCATGGAAATGTCTTTAGAATTAAGCCACCAATGTGTTTCACCAAAGATGATGCAG ATTTTGTTGTGGATGCCATGGACTATGCTATATCCAAGTTGTAA